The Coccidioides posadasii str. Silveira chromosome 3, complete sequence genome contains a region encoding:
- a CDS encoding uncharacterized protein (SECRETED:SignalP(1-16)), whose protein sequence is MRISVFVAAGFAVATAARPLGDAITSIITLSGLPGTGQIGNPGQQEAPPPPLVELSPDQPVFPTGALGPQQTGAIATGIIPMGTAAIVPSATATGQTASGDPLTFHFPALKAAH, encoded by the coding sequence ATGAGAATCTCTGTCTTCGTTGCGGCTGGCTTCGCCGTTGCGACCGCGGCTCGACCTCTGGGTGATGCTATTACCTCCATCATAACCTTATCTGGACTCCCTGGAACGGGTCAAATCGGTAACCCAGGTCAGCAAGAagcaccaccaccaccgctgGTCGAGCTATCTCCAGACCAGCCCGTTTTTCCAACAGGCGCCCTTGGTCCACAACAAACAGGCGCCATTGCTACAGGAATCATTCCTATGGGAACTGCCGCCATCGTACCCAGCGCCACAGCTACCGGCCAGACCGCCTCGGGGGATCCCTTGACATTCCACTTTCCCGCTCTAAAGGCCGCCCACTAA